The following nucleotide sequence is from Mesobacillus jeotgali.
GATTTCTCTTCTTAACTCTTCCAAATTAATTCTTCCAAATTGATCCACATCTAGGTATGAAACCTTATATCCCTTTGTTTCTAGGTATCTGCAAGTCTCTAACACTGAAGGATGCTCAACTTTTGTAGTAATAATATGATTACCTTTTGACTGATAATAATCAGCAACACCTTTTATAACCATATTATTACTCTCGGTTGAACCACTAGTAAAAATCAATTCAGAAGGGGAGCAGCCAAGTAAAGAAGCAAGAGAAGATCTTGCTTCTTTTACTGCCTTTTTGGCGTTTTCCGCTACGGAATAATATTTGCTCGATGGATTACCAAACTCTTCCATTATATAAGGGAGCATTGCATCTTTTACTTCAGGATGAACCTGAGTTGTAGCACTATTGTCAAGGTAAAGCATTAAAACACCTACTTATCTATCTTTAGTAAGTTAACTAGCAGCTTTTCATAATTTCCTGCGTGCTTATATTCATTTTCTAGGAGTGTAATGCCTCTTTCTAGGTGGGCATTAAACAAATCTGGAAAATACTCTTCATCCGGGACATTTCGTTTAGCATGCTGGCGAATAATTGCCTTATAAGTATAATCATGTTCTCCAGTCATAACATTTCTCGGGATTTCTATTCCATTTTTATTAAAAACAGGTTCTGGAAGAGAAGGAATTCTCAGAGATAGAGCCACCGATATCCTGGAAAGAATATTCCAAGTTAATCCTGTGTATGATTGCAAAGCCACTAATTTCTCTCCGGTTTCTTTAGAAGTTTTTAATCGGAAATTCATTTGCTCACCTCCAGCTGCTTAAAAGGAAAGTATTGATTTAATACAGCCGTTTCATGGCCTTCTACATTAAATTCAAGCATATATTCTTTAGCAGTAAAAGGTGCTAGTAAATTGTAATGATGTTCATCAATTTCAGAATCGGTGGAAAGTATAATAGCTTGTTTGCCGCTATAGGGAATAAATTCTGTGAGAACAGCTGCCTTATGTGTCTTATCAAGTCTACCCAGCAATGTATCGAATATAAAAGGAACCTTTCTGCCGGAACATTTAAAGATTGCCCAAATCAATGAAATTAAGAGAATTTCTTTTTCTCCTGCTGAAAGCGTAGACTTCTCGATTTGATCCTTATGTGCATCAAACAATTTTACATCATAGGTTACATGATCAATTGTTAAAGAAGTTATATAATCATTCTTCCTAAAGATTTTCTTGAGCATTTTAGAAGCCTCTATTTGAACTTCTTGCAGTTTTTTCTTTAACTGGATTTCTCTGAACTTCCGGCTGAAATCTATTATTTTTTGAGACTGTAAGAAAGAGCTTTCCGTTTTATCGCGATCTTTTAAGATGGCCTGCAGTCTTTCCTTTGAGTTTAAAGTCAATTCTAATTCTTTTTGGATACCATTTAACTCGGATTCCAATTGCTCAATCCTTACTTGGATATCATGCAAGGAGTATTGCAGAGTTTCCATGTTTTGAATCATAGAACTAAACTCTGTTGTGCTATCGTTTATTGACAATTTATCCTTAAGGGTACGTATTTTTTCAAGTTTTACTTTGTTCTCTTCTATTTGACCTAATGCCTGCTCATTGGAATCTGAATTTATTGTTAAGAAAATATTTTCAATTAAACTGCTCTCAGAAAAAGATGCACCATGGATCTGTATAGTATCAGTATCCGGTTTTACCAGATTAAGGATTTCATTTCTCATCTTACTTTGGGTATCCAAATCTTCTAACTTAGCGACTTTATTAACAGCTTGGCTAAATGCATCGATAGAAAGTCTCTCGTTCAACTGTTTGAATAATTGCATTGATTCTTCAGCTTTTAGCTGTTCCCTAGTTTCAGCTACTATTTCTTTAGCTAAATAAAAAGGTAGTAGGGAAGAGACAAAATCTTTTATCTTATCCATATTTTGCTTACGTTCAGATTCAATCCTATTAATTTGTTTCAAAAGATCTTCTCTTTCTGTTTTAACAAGGCCGCCAAATTTCTCGAAGTCATTTTTTTCTTTATTGTATGCAACCTGATATTCTTCTTGATCCTTCAATAGATTGTCTCTGTTATTAATAATCTGAGATACCTTGTCTCGAAGTAGCTTTTCTTTTTCAACTAAATCAAATAACTCCTTTTCAAATCCATCCATTTTCTTAACATCTAAAGATTGATTAGCATAAGTTTCTAAGTCAGTCTCTAATGCTTCAAAAAGGTCTAGATTAAAAACCACTTTAGATAGGTTTCTTAGGTAACCCGATAATAAATTTTCATTAACTATTCTTGAAATTTCTTCACCATCAAATAAACACAAATCTAGTAGGTGAGGGGGCATGATTTCTTTTAATCTGGATAAAAATAACTCCTTATCATATTCGCTATAGTGCTTTCCTTTAGCTACTATTTCAAAGGTTTCTTTTATCCCAGTTTGGGTTAGTTTCCAATGACGATAGAAAGTGTAATCAGTTTTTTCGAAATTATCGATAAGAGAGAAATCAAGCTTGATTCTAAAATTATTTTCACCAAGTTTTTTTGCATTGTTATTTAAAATGCCTTTAACCTTTTTATAGTATTCTGCATTTTCACTTTTGTAACCAAAGCCATAAGAGCCAAACAATCCAAGTTTAATAGCATTTAACAGTGTTGTTTTTCCTGCTCCATTTTCTCCGCCTATAAGAATTACATTCTTGTCATCAACGGGGCGGATATCAATAGTATTTGTGCCTCGATAAGCACCTATGTTAGTTAATTGAACTTCATTAATAATCATTGTGGACCCTCATTTTCTAAATCATAAATGTAAGTAATCTTGCTTTAAGGCCTTACCTATTTCATCCATAAGTCCTCTTCTGACCTTATAACCAGAAAAGTCTTTTTCTATCGATATTAATTGTTTAATAACCTTTATATCAACTTTGTATTGATCAGCCAAAAGTTCTAAATCAGAAACTTGGTCCTTATCAAAAAGCGGACGATCATCCATTTCCCAATCAATAGAATAGCCCATAATTTCTTGGAAAATCATTGGTATACGATCTTCCCAATCCCCATGCTTAAACCAAATTTTTCTGATCGCCTTTAGCTCCTCAATACTGATTAATTCATGGTTTGGATCACTAGGATGGCTTAGATTTTTCTGTACTTTTAACAGGTTTCTAAGTATTTCTTCCCTTGCTTCCATGGTGAATGGTCCCAAACCAAGTTGTGCATGCTTAGTAACAACTTCACCATCTAAAGTTTCTTCCTCATATTTCACTAAAATCATATAATCATCAGGCGAACTAAGATCTATCTTATTTCTAGAGATGTATTCTCTAAGTTGATCTTTAGAGACAATTTCATATTCACTAAGAGGTATGAGCTTTTTTTCACGTCCAGCTTTTTTAGGTATTAGTACGTGATCGACACCCTCAATTTCCTCGATTTTAACTTCTTTATAATATATCTGACCTTTGTTTCTATACTTCATTCGTTTAGTTCGATCATCTCTAATTAGAGTAAGCCAATTTCTGAAATCCAATAATGGTTTCATCCAGTCATGTCCGCTTTGGATAAATCCGCTCAATGCCTTATCTTCATTGACTACAGTACAAACCCAGCATCCAAAACGGCTGTTTCCGCAAGATCCGGCTGATTCTTTTATTGTCTTATCCACTACCAATGGACATTCACCACTGCTAGAATCCTGATATAGTCTGTGTAATTCATGATTATCATCACCCCAAGGAGAAGGGAAGTTCAATAAGTAATCCCATACATCATCTAATGTGAAGCTTCTTATTGGTGCATAAACATAAGCATTAGATAATGTGGAATGTCTCATAAAAGTTTTTCCTTCAACTGTGTGCGAGCGAATGACATTGCCTCTAGTAGCACTTTCATCCTCTCGTACACCTAGAACCATGATCACTTCTCCAAATGAGGAGACTTTATCCATTATAAATTGGTTCGCAGGGTCGATCTTAAGACGGTCGGTACACCATCTAAATTGCTGGTTTGGGGTAGGGTAGCCTTTACCGATAATATTCACCCAAAATGATTGTTCAAATTCAGGTTTTACTTTATGCGTTTCGATCGGCAAATTTCTATTTAGCGCTTCTTCTTGAATTCTTCTTAACGTCTGGTTAATAGAATTTATAATTAAAGGTGTTTCAACTAGTGTATCAGAGGAGATTACATAAACTTTTTTATGCAGTTCTTCACTGTCCATCTCAGTTAGGGCTTCAAATACTAATTGTACAACCACAGTGGAGTCTTTCCCACCACTGTATCCAACCACCCAAGGTCGATTATCTTCTTTATAAGCTGCTTTAATTCTTTCTTTTGCTTCCTCTATATGAGGGTTGTTTTTAGATAAAAGATTACTAATGATGCCGTTAGCCATGTTAAACTACTCCTTGAAAAAATTTATCTTCCAGTGCCTGTTCAGCTTCAGTTAGTGGCAGGCCAATTAATTGTTTAATTTTATTTGAGGTTAGTTGAATTGTATAAGAAGTTTTTTGAATCCGGCCATTGTGATTAAAAGCTCGACCGAGCCAGTCTTGGTTATTACTTCTATTCCAATCAATCTTGGATAGCATATTTAAATATTTTGGCAAGTCTTGTTCGTGATACCTTCTTAAATAATTTCCAACAATGCCAAGTGCTTCAATAAATACACCGTGTCCAACAAT
It contains:
- a CDS encoding DndE family protein: MNFRLKTSKETGEKLVALQSYTGLTWNILSRISVALSLRIPSLPEPVFNKNGIEIPRNVMTGEHDYTYKAIIRQHAKRNVPDEEYFPDLFNAHLERGITLLENEYKHAGNYEKLLVNLLKIDK
- the dndC gene encoding DNA phosphorothioation system sulfurtransferase DndC; its protein translation is MANGIISNLLSKNNPHIEEAKERIKAAYKEDNRPWVVGYSGGKDSTVVVQLVFEALTEMDSEELHKKVYVISSDTLVETPLIINSINQTLRRIQEEALNRNLPIETHKVKPEFEQSFWVNIIGKGYPTPNQQFRWCTDRLKIDPANQFIMDKVSSFGEVIMVLGVREDESATRGNVIRSHTVEGKTFMRHSTLSNAYVYAPIRSFTLDDVWDYLLNFPSPWGDDNHELHRLYQDSSSGECPLVVDKTIKESAGSCGNSRFGCWVCTVVNEDKALSGFIQSGHDWMKPLLDFRNWLTLIRDDRTKRMKYRNKGQIYYKEVKIEEIEGVDHVLIPKKAGREKKLIPLSEYEIVSKDQLREYISRNKIDLSSPDDYMILVKYEEETLDGEVVTKHAQLGLGPFTMEAREEILRNLLKVQKNLSHPSDPNHELISIEELKAIRKIWFKHGDWEDRIPMIFQEIMGYSIDWEMDDRPLFDKDQVSDLELLADQYKVDIKVIKQLISIEKDFSGYKVRRGLMDEIGKALKQDYLHL
- the dndD gene encoding DNA sulfur modification protein DndD encodes the protein MIINEVQLTNIGAYRGTNTIDIRPVDDKNVILIGGENGAGKTTLLNAIKLGLFGSYGFGYKSENAEYYKKVKGILNNNAKKLGENNFRIKLDFSLIDNFEKTDYTFYRHWKLTQTGIKETFEIVAKGKHYSEYDKELFLSRLKEIMPPHLLDLCLFDGEEISRIVNENLLSGYLRNLSKVVFNLDLFEALETDLETYANQSLDVKKMDGFEKELFDLVEKEKLLRDKVSQIINNRDNLLKDQEEYQVAYNKEKNDFEKFGGLVKTEREDLLKQINRIESERKQNMDKIKDFVSSLLPFYLAKEIVAETREQLKAEESMQLFKQLNERLSIDAFSQAVNKVAKLEDLDTQSKMRNEILNLVKPDTDTIQIHGASFSESSLIENIFLTINSDSNEQALGQIEENKVKLEKIRTLKDKLSINDSTTEFSSMIQNMETLQYSLHDIQVRIEQLESELNGIQKELELTLNSKERLQAILKDRDKTESSFLQSQKIIDFSRKFREIQLKKKLQEVQIEASKMLKKIFRKNDYITSLTIDHVTYDVKLFDAHKDQIEKSTLSAGEKEILLISLIWAIFKCSGRKVPFIFDTLLGRLDKTHKAAVLTEFIPYSGKQAIILSTDSEIDEHHYNLLAPFTAKEYMLEFNVEGHETAVLNQYFPFKQLEVSK